The following are encoded together in the Thermococcus sibiricus MM 739 genome:
- a CDS encoding TrkH family potassium uptake protein, whose amino-acid sequence MLEVRKYINIADDIFVIRNLIGALLQGIGVAYLIPILITWVYIEEIKYVYYFVFPGIACIIGGAWLARHSERVEDVNLRQAMISAAFVWLFASFVSVIPFMKIAGMSFVDSYFESMSAWTGTGLTMMRNLESYPHVILFWRAWMQWLGGIGIVLVALTILIRPGVAAARLYKAEARTERILPNLVNTSKIIFQIYTVITLLGIYLYYTNGMGLFDATIHSMVGVGTGGMSSHDLSVGFFNSLSIEAITIFLMIMGATNFTVHYKMFKEKSPVSFFRDIQVKYMFFFLTPAVALIGYALTTQAGLTIAHSFREAIFHAASAVTCTGFSITDLSKYPELAKLLIGFLMVVGGGAGSTAGGIKLIRITLTFQSLKWTIEQAILPKGAVIKRKIGEYVFTEEDLQEVLGFTMTYIALLLTGTVWTMVRVGASLADAFFEVASAQGNVGLSVGITSTALPIDVKILLILHMWIGRLEIFSTLVFIFGMVFILPRVVERK is encoded by the coding sequence ATGTTAGAAGTCAGAAAATACATCAATATTGCAGATGATATTTTTGTAATAAGAAATTTAATCGGTGCGCTTCTTCAGGGCATTGGGGTTGCTTACCTGATCCCAATCCTGATTACATGGGTTTATATTGAGGAGATAAAATATGTTTACTACTTCGTTTTTCCGGGAATTGCATGTATCATAGGTGGAGCATGGCTTGCAAGACATTCAGAACGCGTGGAGGACGTTAACTTAAGACAAGCAATGATTTCAGCTGCATTTGTCTGGCTCTTTGCGTCATTTGTGAGTGTGATTCCCTTTATGAAAATCGCTGGTATGAGTTTTGTAGATTCTTATTTTGAAAGCATGTCCGCTTGGACCGGAACAGGCCTAACAATGATGCGTAATTTAGAGAGTTATCCACATGTAATACTTTTCTGGAGAGCCTGGATGCAGTGGCTTGGAGGAATTGGTATTGTTTTAGTTGCGTTAACTATTTTGATCCGTCCAGGAGTTGCTGCTGCACGACTTTACAAAGCAGAGGCAAGAACCGAGAGGATTCTCCCAAACTTAGTCAACACCTCTAAAATAATATTTCAGATTTATACCGTCATTACACTTCTCGGAATTTACCTTTATTACACGAATGGTATGGGACTCTTTGATGCTACAATCCACTCAATGGTAGGGGTTGGGACTGGTGGTATGAGCTCCCACGACTTAAGTGTTGGATTCTTTAACAGTTTGAGTATAGAGGCCATAACAATATTTCTAATGATAATGGGTGCCACTAACTTCACGGTTCATTATAAAATGTTCAAGGAAAAGTCCCCGGTGTCGTTTTTTAGAGACATCCAAGTCAAATATATGTTCTTCTTTTTAACCCCGGCTGTGGCACTAATAGGATATGCACTAACTACTCAAGCTGGTCTTACAATAGCACACTCCTTTAGAGAGGCAATCTTTCACGCAGCCTCTGCAGTTACCTGTACTGGGTTTTCCATTACTGATCTGAGTAAATATCCCGAACTTGCAAAGCTTCTTATAGGGTTCCTCATGGTTGTTGGTGGCGGTGCAGGAAGTACTGCTGGTGGTATCAAGCTCATCCGTATAACACTAACTTTTCAGAGTTTAAAATGGACCATAGAACAGGCAATACTTCCGAAGGGGGCAGTGATAAAAAGAAAAATTGGAGAGTATGTCTTCACAGAAGAAGACCTTCAAGAAGTTTTAGGCTTCACAATGACTTACATTGCCCTCCTACTCACGGGTACTGTCTGGACAATGGTTAGAGTTGGTGCAAGCTTGGCAGATGCTTTCTTTGAAGTGGCATCAGCCCAAGGAAATGTCGGATTGAGCGTGGGAATAACCTCCACAGCTTTGCCCATTGATGTCAAGATACTCCTGATTCTCCACATGTGGATAGGAAGGCTTGAGATATTCTCGACCCTAGTATTCATATTTGGTATGGTCTTTATATTGCCTAGAGTTGTAGAGAGGAAGTGA
- a CDS encoding energy-coupling factor ABC transporter ATP-binding protein, with protein sequence MIRVEELSFKYTGAKEYSLKNINLKVKKGEFLGILGASGSGKSTLCLTFNGIIPHSIKGEFNGNVFVQGYNTKEASVAELSKLVGLVLQNPDSQLFNMTVEEEVAFSLENLGLDVEEIRRRVYWSLKITGLEGLENEFPPNLSGGQKQRLVIASVLAMKPQILVLDEPTSQLDPLGREQVLSLITLLNKEQSITIILVEHNTEYLFDFADRLIVLDKGELVMEGKPREVFEEAGFLRNLGIKIPTSVKIGAELKKKGLLERAALNDRELVDAIRTFLKG encoded by the coding sequence ATGATAAGAGTAGAAGAACTAAGCTTCAAATACACAGGTGCCAAAGAATACTCCCTGAAAAATATAAACTTAAAAGTCAAGAAGGGGGAATTTTTAGGCATTCTAGGGGCCAGTGGGAGTGGAAAATCCACTCTATGTTTAACTTTTAATGGTATAATCCCGCATTCAATAAAAGGGGAATTTAATGGAAATGTCTTTGTTCAGGGGTATAACACCAAAGAGGCCAGTGTGGCGGAACTTTCAAAGCTTGTAGGGCTTGTTCTCCAGAATCCAGATTCACAACTCTTCAATATGACAGTGGAAGAGGAAGTAGCCTTTTCCCTTGAAAATTTAGGGCTTGATGTGGAGGAAATAAGAAGAAGGGTTTACTGGTCTTTGAAAATTACCGGGCTTGAAGGACTTGAGAATGAGTTTCCACCCAATTTAAGTGGGGGGCAAAAGCAAAGGCTCGTAATAGCAAGTGTTTTAGCCATGAAACCCCAAATACTTGTTTTAGATGAGCCGACATCCCAGCTTGATCCCTTAGGCCGGGAACAAGTTTTGAGCCTCATAACACTTCTTAACAAAGAACAAAGTATCACCATAATTCTCGTGGAGCACAATACAGAATACCTCTTCGACTTTGCCGATCGCCTAATAGTCTTGGATAAAGGAGAACTTGTTATGGAAGGCAAACCAAGAGAAGTATTTGAGGAAGCAGGCTTTTTAAGGAATCTTGGTATTAAAATCCCTACAAGTGTGAAGATAGGCGCAGAATTAAAGAAAAAAGGCCTTTTGGAGAGAGCAGCTCTCAATGATAGGGAGCTTGTTGATGCTATTAGGACTTTTCTGAAAGGTTAG
- the cyaB gene encoding class IV adenylate cyclase, which yields MIEIELKGYADDRVFRNIREAFEFMRKEIHEDMYFSHPCRDFSKTDEALRIRIKRFNGHFEALLTYKGPKIDNISKTRKEIEVTIDNVDAYIELLHALGFREVLTVKKSREKYYVEKGVTITLDEIEGLGKFVEIEKLETDERNIENEVKRLLKILESLGVKQFERKSYLELLMEKTNLSEKS from the coding sequence ATGATAGAAATTGAGCTTAAGGGCTATGCAGATGATAGGGTGTTTAGAAATATAAGAGAAGCTTTTGAGTTCATGAGGAAGGAAATTCATGAAGATATGTATTTTAGTCATCCGTGTAGAGATTTTTCCAAGACTGATGAAGCACTTAGAATTAGAATTAAAAGATTTAATGGGCATTTTGAAGCCCTGCTTACATATAAAGGGCCAAAGATTGATAATATCTCAAAAACGAGAAAAGAAATAGAAGTTACCATAGATAATGTAGATGCATACATTGAACTCCTCCATGCATTGGGGTTTAGGGAAGTTTTAACTGTAAAGAAGAGCCGGGAGAAATATTATGTGGAAAAAGGTGTTACAATAACACTCGACGAAATTGAAGGCTTAGGAAAGTTTGTTGAGATAGAAAAACTGGAGACAGATGAAAGAAACATTGAGAATGAAGTTAAGAGACTATTGAAGATCTTGGAGTCGCTTGGGGTCAAACAATTTGAGAGAAAGTCATATTTAGAGCTTTTAATGGAAAAAACTAACCTTTCAGAAAAGTCCTAA
- a CDS encoding archaemetzincin family Zn-dependent metalloprotease — translation MKIGIIPIVAKEVDGDVLNAIEGYIGRFYSNFGFEVEIISETSVEDLLFVYNSVRGQFLGRFFLIKIAEIRGIEGISVALGITDADLYEEGMNFIFGLANPYLRSAIISLARLRPEFYGEENKGLLKNRAIKEAMHELGHVFGLEHCPNPRCVMHFSNSIIDTDYKGNTYCETCLEKLKRSLGWKDDRN, via the coding sequence GTGAAGATTGGTATAATTCCAATTGTCGCGAAAGAAGTGGATGGAGATGTGCTGAATGCAATAGAGGGCTATATAGGGAGATTTTACTCCAATTTTGGATTTGAAGTTGAGATAATATCAGAAACCAGTGTTGAAGATCTATTGTTTGTATACAACTCAGTTAGAGGTCAATTTCTTGGTAGATTTTTCCTAATAAAAATCGCTGAAATCAGGGGAATAGAGGGAATTTCAGTTGCACTGGGAATAACAGATGCTGATCTTTATGAGGAAGGGATGAACTTTATCTTTGGTCTTGCAAACCCGTATCTTAGATCGGCGATAATATCACTGGCCCGCTTGAGACCTGAGTTCTATGGTGAAGAAAATAAAGGTCTTTTAAAGAATAGAGCAATAAAAGAGGCCATGCATGAGCTTGGACATGTCTTTGGCCTTGAACATTGTCCCAACCCTAGGTGTGTGATGCATTTTTCAAATTCGATAATAGATACTGATTATAAGGGCAATACTTATTGTGAAACTTGTTTGGAGAAATTAAAAAGGAGTTTGGGGTGGAAGGATGATAGAAATTGA